From the Bdellovibrio reynosensis genome, one window contains:
- a CDS encoding DUF1653 domain-containing protein: MSAESEIVPGAIYQHYKGKPYRVIGVGKHSESLEDVVLYEALYDNPLGRLWCRPVKMWAELVEVDGTKVPRFKFLYK; the protein is encoded by the coding sequence ATGTCGGCAGAATCTGAAATTGTTCCTGGCGCTATTTATCAACACTACAAGGGTAAGCCTTACCGAGTCATTGGCGTCGGCAAGCACAGTGAATCTTTGGAAGACGTGGTACTTTACGAAGCTCTGTACGATAATCCCCTCGGAAGACTGTGGTGTCGTCCTGTGAAAATGTGGGCAGAACTCGTGGAAGTTGACGGAACTAAGGTTCCACGTTTCAAGTTTCTCTATAAATAA
- a CDS encoding HIT family protein, which produces MASVFTKIINGELPCYKIYEDEKILSFLALDQVNLGHTLVICKEEINHWTEVPPDTYAELHKVSQKIGKAILKASGSPRVGQIVAGFEVPHYHLHLIPAWSIPDLDFKRAQKRSEAEMKQIQAEIIKHLNI; this is translated from the coding sequence ATGGCTTCTGTATTTACTAAAATTATTAATGGTGAACTTCCTTGCTATAAAATTTATGAAGATGAAAAAATCCTTTCATTTCTAGCTTTGGATCAAGTGAATTTGGGACACACTTTGGTGATCTGCAAAGAAGAGATCAATCATTGGACTGAAGTGCCACCTGATACCTATGCAGAACTTCACAAAGTTTCTCAAAAAATTGGTAAAGCGATTTTGAAAGCGTCGGGCTCTCCGCGCGTGGGACAAATAGTTGCTGGATTTGAAGTGCCTCATTATCATCTTCACTTGATTCCAGCGTGGTCGATTCCTGATCTTGATTTTAAACGTGCGCAAAAAAGATCTGAAGCTGAAATGAAACAAATCCAAGCGGAAATTATTAAGCACTTAAATATCTAG
- a CDS encoding response regulator transcription factor, with protein MSYIFLLEDDPMVGKAIQLQLELEGYKVEWAPSLSEARKFLGQKTALPDLFLLDVNLPDGSGFDFCQWMREEEIMTPVIFLTARTDEESVVKGFELGANDYVRKPFSPRELIARIKNQLSDKKPSLDLIRYAGLTLIKNQQVLKSGESLISLNRREFEILTTFFEQPETIVTREQLIGRLASGDEIFDRTVDSHISHIRAKLQKNGIKEVKINSVYGQGYRLEKSL; from the coding sequence ATGAGTTACATTTTTCTACTTGAAGACGATCCCATGGTCGGAAAAGCCATTCAACTGCAATTAGAGCTTGAAGGTTATAAGGTAGAATGGGCTCCGTCTTTATCGGAAGCTCGCAAATTTCTTGGTCAAAAGACAGCTCTTCCAGATCTATTTTTATTGGATGTGAATTTACCAGACGGCAGTGGTTTTGATTTTTGCCAGTGGATGCGTGAAGAAGAAATCATGACTCCAGTGATCTTTCTTACAGCGAGAACTGATGAAGAAAGTGTGGTTAAAGGTTTTGAGCTGGGTGCAAATGATTATGTTAGAAAACCTTTCAGTCCTCGAGAGCTTATTGCACGCATTAAAAACCAACTGTCAGATAAAAAGCCAAGCTTGGACCTGATCCGTTACGCAGGTCTTACCTTGATTAAAAACCAGCAGGTCTTAAAAAGCGGAGAGTCTTTAATCAGCTTGAACCGTCGTGAGTTTGAAATTTTAACGACTTTCTTTGAACAACCTGAAACTATTGTTACACGTGAACAACTTATTGGCCGTCTTGCCTCCGGTGATGAAATCTTTGATCGCACTGTTGATTCCCATATAAGCCATATTCGCGCAAAGCTGCAAAAAAATGGAATCAAGGAAGTAAAGATTAATTCTGTCTATGGCCAAGGCTATCGCCTTGAAAAAAGCCTATGA